The following coding sequences lie in one Oncorhynchus kisutch isolate 150728-3 linkage group LG17, Okis_V2, whole genome shotgun sequence genomic window:
- the LOC109907750 gene encoding zinc finger protein 37, which yields MLAVRQFLPNTMTNYRAFHTQLSSIMDALTKAAVADICELVDDSYAVLQLEISRSHKENEALRRKLELIETIIARGQRGNMAETNHQANIDSLNAEHSSSSGRAACTKQSNENLRRAGKITAVREATEQSENKEVVLQVPEEEKIRPDIVLIKEEKLGGDLDSSNDTQDVLLFSEKGTEASYGEVGDGEEGPSRTTSSTITTREWDRSGEDSGHRSEQGNESSQRTPQFLRSKFTAGRWYPLSLNYTLHETPSESGSSPPGGNNEMETVEPVYDFPSETDTVPSTHPTGKRFPFEPDSSPNSLAGNFEMKREVSMVSSLPYDVELDMCSSWSNQDMLGMVSMQDGKYLKPDRRELLLDKVADLSSAHYQMTAAGLHAAAKYDSRDSKRFICTFCSKCFTSSRNLETHLRVHTGERPYSCTQCGKRFTQSGHLKTHQSVHTGERPFACEQCGKRFAGKQNLRLHQQKNHPNL from the exons ATGCTAGCTGTGCGCCAATTTCTACCTAACACAATGACCAACTACAGAGCTTTTCATACACAACTGTCGTCCATCATGGATGCATTGACCAAAGCGGCGGTGGCAGATATCTGCGAGCTCGTAGATGACAGTTATGCTGTTTTACAATTGGAAATCTCTCGAAGCCACAAAGAGAATGAGGCATTGAGAAGGAAACTCGAGTTGATCGAGACCATCATTGCGCGTGGGCAGAGAGGGAATATGGCAGAAACAAACCACCAAGCTAACATTGATTCCCTCAATgccg AACATTCCTCTTCATCTGGAAGGGCTGCCTGTACCAAGCAGTCAAATGAAAATCTAAGAAGAGCTGGAAAGATCACAGCTGTTCGGGAAGCCACAGAACAGTCTGAAAATAAAGAG GTGGTTTTGCAGGTACCTGAAGAGGAGAAGATCAGACCTGACATAGTCTTAATCAAGGAGGAGAAGCTGGGCGGGGACTTGGATAGTAGTAATGACACACAGGATGTTCTGCTATTCAGTGAGAAGG GTACTGAGGCGTCGTATGGTGAAGTGGGTGATGGTGAAGAAGGGCCATCCAGAACAACCTCCTCCACCATAACTACGAGGGAGTGGGACAGAAGTGGAGAGGATAGTGGCCACCGATCCGAGCAGGGGAATGAGAGTTCTCAGAGGACTCCCCAGTTTTTGCGTTCTAAATTCACGGCCGGAAGATGGTACCCCCTGAGCCTTAACTACACGCTGCATGAGACACCCAGTGAGTCTGGGTCCAGTCCACCGGGGGGGAATAATGAAATGGAGACAGTGGAACCCGTTTATGATTTCCCTTCAGAAACCGACACCGTCCCCTCTACTCACCCGACAGGGAAACGGTTTCCCTTTGAACCAGACAGTAGTCCAAATTCTCTCGCTGGGAATTTCGAAATGAAAAGAGAAGTTTCCATGGTCAGCTCTCTACCCTACGACGTGGAACTGGATATGTGTTCTTCATGGAGCAACCAGGATATGCTGGGAATGGTTTCCATGCAGGACGGGAAATACCTGAAACCGGACCGCAGGGAATTGCTGCTTGACAAGGTTGCAGACTTGAGCTCTGCCCATTATCAAATGACTGCCGCCGGACTTCACGCTGCAGCCAAGTATGACAGCAGAGACAGCAAGCGTTTTATTTGCACCTTCTGCAGCAAGTGTTTTACATCGTCGCGAAATCTGGAGACACACCTACgggttcacacaggagagagaccataCAGCTGCACCCAGTGCGGGAAGAGGTTCACCCAGTCTGGCCATCTGAAAACGCATCAGAGCGTACACACCGGAGAGCGGCCATTTGCCTGCGAGCAGTGTGGTAAAAGGTTTGCAGGGAAACAGAATTTGAGGTTACACCAACAGAAAAACCACCCTAATCTGTGA